A portion of the Phaeodactylum tricornutum CCAP 1055/1 chromosome 7, whole genome shotgun sequence genome contains these proteins:
- a CDS encoding predicted protein, producing MIVLTSCKWILLAPFAFLSFLLIGAEETCEAGGVCGSIEGQRICETRVSHCRPSSSSLYRNGGTAQAYKTDSPEKENVCEPAKYSATSYKTASWAFRRTSSKPAPTLKVKAHVWSCQDDIEASNCCCELMEDPFKVEVWQTRPDGSYASLQKRKDDGDCRATILSNGTFFGFETVAPGSTGILGGLGPSGRDYMPYGPPVIHFLISSDNHRLTLLDVPLLIDRHSLNYSYFNWPDLRGSAWVRGKVIDEAYQISEWKPETKSNQVIVELNIFLPKRDSFVEDASLCQADITGLPISFFLEPIAECTPSVLDFFEL from the coding sequence ATGATCGTTCTAACTTCGTGCAAATGGATCTTGCTGGCACCTTTTgcatttctttcttttttactCATTGGGGCCGAAGAAACATGCGAGGCGGGAGGTGTATGCGGTTCGATCGAAGGTCAAAGAATATGCGAAACAAGAGTATCGCACTGCCGGCCTTCGAGCTCTTCCTTGTATCGAAATGGCGGGACAGCTCAAGCTTACAAGACCGATTCTCctgaaaaagaaaatgtCTGTGAGCCCGCCAAATATAGTGCCACTAGCTATAAGACAGCAAGCTGGGCTTTCAGAAGAACCTCGAGTAAACCTGCGCCGACCTTAAAAGTCAAAGCGCACGTTTGGAGCTGTCAAGATGACATTGAGGCTTCAAATTGCTGCTGTGAGCTTATGGAAGATCCATTTAAGGTTGAAGTATGGCAGACTCGGCCTGATGGATCGTATGCTAGCTtacagaaaaggaaagatGACGGAGACTGTCGAGCAACGATTCTCTCCAACGGAACCTTCTTCGGCTTCGAAACCGTGGCTCCCGGCTCGACTGGCATTCTTGGTGGACTGGGACCGTCAGGGCGAGATTACATGCCCTACGGCCCTCCAGTGATTCATTTTCTGATTTCTTCTGACAACCATCGGCTGACTCTCCTCGATGTCCCACTATTGATCGATAGGCATAGTTTGAATTACAGCTATTTCAATTGGCCAGATTTGAGGGGTTCCGCCTGGGTCAGAGGCAAGGTGATCGACGAAGCCTATCAAATATCTGAATGGAAACCTGAAACAAAAAGCAATCAAGTCATAGTGGAGTTGAACATTTTCCTTCCAAAGCGAGATAGTTTTGTTGAGGATGCCTCCCTTTGTCAAGCTGATATCACCGGGCTTCCTATCTCTTTCTTTCTGGAGCCTATCGCCGAATGCACTCCATCAGTCTTGGATTTTTTTGAGTTGTAA
- a CDS encoding predicted protein yields the protein MSQQEWIRHFRPLTEEQIQTFANDGVLVVENVLTSEELESSRNGLHQTLAQLSVDTDDLIGTGHALRYLSSTNGSGGVLDIFYDEWKMRIASNPTLFSMTCQLWDTAYCHSGETAESLDKTQRFKWHPYGEFDCNKGYMFIDRIGYRLPTALAEQLGTQLETHSGLKRNSSLQRSLTPHLDCCPDNLFTDKSKWRPIQCFVSLTDTVEPNAGGFEVATGFHHDFADWAKRRPPTVVTRKQKDGTSVSECFPAPCIGEYTHIRPREDRNVMDRLAVRCFGIIGFHTRTHIGMTETSHEVWFIARFFRMYQSTGYTQRNSCKNGKKDEIPMTNG from the exons ATGAGCCAGCAAGAGTGGATAAGGCACTTCCGGCCCTTGACCGAAGAACAGATCCAGACTTTCGCGAACGATGGCGTCCTTGTTGTTGAGAATGTGCTGACCAGCGAGGAACTAGAATCATCCCGTAACGGTCTTCATCAAACATTGGCGCAGCTATCTGTCGATACGGACGACTTAATCGGAACCGGGCACGCCCTCCGCTACTTGAGCTCCACGAACGGCAGCGGCGGAGTTTTAGATATCTTCTATGATGAGTGGAAAATGCGCATCGCAAGTAATCCAACCTTGTTTTCAATGACCTGTCAACTGTGGGATACAGCATACTGCCACTCCGGCGAGACTGCCGAGAGCTTAGACAAGACTCAAAGATTCAAATGGCATCCTTATGGAGAATTTGACTGCAATAAAGGGTACATGTTTATTGATCGGATCGGATACCGCCTGCCAACGGCGCTGGCGGAACAGCTTGGTACGCAATTGGAAACCCATTCAGGCTTAAAAAGGAATAGTTCTTTACAGCGATCGCTAACGCCGCATCTGGACTGTTGTCCTGACAATTTATTCACCGACAAGTCCAAGTGGCGGCCAATCCAGTGCTTTGTTTCACTTACAGATACTGTGGAACCCAACGCCGGGGGGTTTGAAGTGGCCACAGGGTTCCACCATGACTTTGCGGATTGGGCAAAACGGCGCCCACCGACTGTTGTGACTCGAAAGCAGAAAGATGGAACTAGCGTATCTGAGTGCTTTCCAGCACCTTGTATCGGGGAATACACGCATATCCGACCAAGGGAAGATCGCAACGTCATGGATCGT CTGGCAGTGCGGTGTTTTGGGATAATCGGCTTCCACACGCGAACGCATATCGGCATGACGGAAACGTCCCACGAAGTGTGGTTTATTGCTCGTTTCTTCCGGATGTACCAATCAACAGGCTATACGCAGAGAAACAGctgcaaaaatggaaagaagGACGAAATCCCAATGACCAATGGATAA
- a CDS encoding predicted protein → MGCLLSWRDSNNLRIQGLRKRQATGCATVCSYQVTKSTMMTALTQRNHHHCGIGGCNETENLNTHTNPHADIGPEINLCPTPRMIQNSTDTLPLGDSDEEVSGSAIPPRSPKSCSELPNLPCFTRSPQPIKRHRSLPSPNRRFIFGQFWEKNECDEEVHFSKVPPTTDVSATSSTSTNPQGAGRPVATINNFDIRCLAPPAHRRVQSEYFRDIHELSPHSKQSLPRLPAPLMRFYHQGTRTSLNGMYPMNTPRSILRESSYRRLITSNHDTSPRNQAAFVDMGHRNGSFNLTRTLRQFPLSKSEQEDCSLHSDTASTSISQDCTSKKVQFDPRVVVTEFEDNIPREWFNEQELERFQCDTIMLARRYLLNHPELIPEYSRPKLDPVTCTLRKKALFSMPILSSDDDLLPRSPPVPGIVKTSRWHEVADR, encoded by the coding sequence ATGGGCTGCTTGCTAAGTTGGCGGGACTCCAACAACCTAAGGATTCAAGGCCTTCGCAAAAGACAAGCAACAGGCTGCGCAACCGTGTGTTCATATCAAGTCACAAAAAGCACAATGATGACAGCACTTACACAACGGAACCATCACCATTGCGGAATAGGCGGATGTAACGAGACTGAGAACCTCAATACACATACCAATCCTCACGCGGACATTGGTCCTGAAATCAACCTGTGCCCAACTCCACGTATGATACAGAATTCGACCGACACGTTGCCTTTGGGAGACTCTGACGAAGAAGTGAGTGGCTCTGCCATTCCTCCTCGGTCTCCTAAATCCTGTAGCGAGTTACCAAATCTCCCTTGTTTCACCAGATCTCCACAACCGATCAAGAGGCACCGTAGTCTTCCGAGTCCAAACCGACGATTCATTTTTGGGCAGTTCTGGGAGAAAAATGAATGCGACGAAGAAGTCCACTTTTCAAAAGTACCGCCTACGACAGATGTGTCGGCTACTTCTTCAACGAGCACCAATCCTCAAGGAGCGGGTCGTCCAGTGGCGACAATCAACAACTTTGACATACGTTGTTTAGCTCCCCCAGCTCATCGACGCGTCCAAAGCGAGTATTTCAGAGACATTCACGAACTATCTCCCCACTCAAAACAGAGTCTGCCTCGCCTGCCGGCTCCCTTGATGCGTTTCTATCATCAAGGTACAAGAACATCGTTGAATGGCATGTATCCTATGAACACTCCCCGATCAATCCTTCGAGAAAGTTCTTACCGGCGTTTGATAACAAGCAACCATGATACGTCTCCAAGGAATCAGGCTGCGTTTGTTGACATGGGACACCGCAATGGATCTTTCAACTTGACCAGGACTTTACGACAATTTCCTCTCTCAAAATCAGAGCAAGAAGACTGCTCATTACATAGTGACACGGCATCTACCTCTATCTCACAGGATTGCACGAGTAAGAAGGTCCAATTCGATCCACGCGTCGTCGTTACTGAGTTTGAAGACAATATACCTCGGGAATGGTTCAACGAACAAGAACTAGAGCGCTTTCAATGCGATACCATTATGCTCGCGCGAAGGTATCTACTGAACCATCCCGAACTGATTCCCGAATATAGTCGCCCCAAACTGGATCCGGTCACTTGCACCCTGCGTAAAAAGGCCCTTTTCTCCATGCCAATACTGTCATCGGACGATGACCTCCTGCCGCGATCACCACCCGTGCCCGGCATCGTCAAGACGAGTCGATGGCATGAAGTGGCCGATCGTTAA
- a CDS encoding predicted protein, translating into MMFRANALRSALYRLTVQSREKSSTVVAATSRGGAIPANVLRGWYNTFGKSTAMYGTWLIMFIVIGEYVSGKATDGVWTMNNYGKTFTTMDWSKFDEFEEDEEEEEDEDDDDDEE; encoded by the exons ATGATGTTCCGAGCAAATGCTTTACGATCCGCTTTGTACCGATTGACAGTTCAAAGCCGGGAAAAGTCGTCTACGGTAGTGGCAGCGACTAGCCGAGGTGGTGCGATCCCGGCTAATGTCTTGCGTGGGTGGTACAATAC CTTCGGCAAGTCTACCGCAATGTATGGCACTTGGCTAATCATGTTTATTGTGATTGGGGAGTACGTGAGTGGAAAGGCCACGGACGGAGTCTGGACCATGAACAACTACGGCAAGACGTTTACGACAATGGATTGGAGCAAATTTGACGAATTtgaggaagatgaagaagaggaggaggacgaagacgacgatgatgatgaagagtGA
- a CDS encoding GABAR1 G protein-coupled GABA receptor (Contains a reliabel signal peptide and severn transmembrane domains. The model contains a glutamate-like receptor that is in the GPCR family. There is also a GABA receptor domain. The gene is upregulated under conditions of nitrate depletion.), with protein RERVLNRMGELCRDWIRTVCIKKGLSTDVVNVAGGQLFTSGSYRLGVHEPGADIDTILVSPNACQRMDFFGTTILSTVEGEEGTRDPTSLAERIRTHPDVTNFVPVESAAVPILTFDWEGINIDLLFARLNTASVPPDFDIDNDAVLDGADGATEKSLNGPRVTNLIAALVSGTPQRYQVFLTVVRCVRKWAKARGLYSNKMGYWGGVNINIGVALVVQLYPNACGASLLRKFFLVFKTWRWPQPLLLTKPHDAGYGLPVWSVATAVRQVAPMITPAYPAMNSTLAVSRQTLQILQEEFNRGHTVVDQLWKDYQKNPAQELNWNTLFEPSDFFINY; from the coding sequence CGCGAAAGGGTACTCAACCGCATGGGTGAGCTGTGTAGGGACTGGATTCGAACTGTCTGCATAAAGAAAGGCTTGTCGACGGACGTAGTGAACGTGGCGGGTGGGCAGTTGTTCACGTCTGGATCATACCGACTGGGTGTACACGAACCTGGTGCCGATATTGATACCATTCTCGTCTCACCGAACGCGTGTCAGCGAatggatttttttggaaccaCGATACTCTCAACCGTAGAAGGAGAAGAAGGCACTCGCGATCCAACCAGTCTCGCCGAACGAATTCGAACACACCCAGACGTGACGAATTTTGTTCCTGTCGAATCTGCTGCCGTCCCCATTCTGACTTTTGATTGGGAAGGAATTAACATCGATTTGTTATTTGCTCGTCTCAATACAGCGTCGGTTCCCCCTGACTTTGATATTGATAACGACGCCGTTTTGGACGGCGCCGACGGGGCGACGGAAAAGTCGCTCAATGGTCCGCGGGTCACCAACCTCATTGCTGCCCTCGTGTCGGGCACACCCCAACGGTATCAAGTATTTCTAACTGTTGTTCGGTGCGTTCGTAAGTGGGCCAAGGCCCGAGGCCTCTACAGCAACAAAATGGGCTACTGGGGAGGCGTGAATATCAATATTGGTGTCGCACTCGTCGTACAGCTGTACCCCAACGCGTGCGGAGCCAGCCTCCTGCGTAAATTTTTCCTCGTTTTTAAGACATGGCGCTGGCCGCAGCCACTATTACTCACGAAACCGCACGACGCGGGCTACGGTCTGCCGGTCTGGAGCGTGGCGACGGCAGTGCGCCAGGTAGCTCCAATGATCACTCCAGCCTATCCTGCTATGAATTCGACTCTCGCCGTGTCGCGACAGACGTTGCAAATTCTACAGGAAGAATTCAACCGTGGCCACACAGTTGTAGACCAACTATGGAAAGATTACCAAAAGAATCCGGCACAGGAGTTGAACTGGAATACCTTGTTCGAACCGTCTGATTTTTTTATTAACTAT
- a CDS encoding predicted protein — MKNVVGLCLIQILALCWGDSLASTEQSRYCVGVSDSEFVCSDDPIGTLLSALSGEDPNLRAPQFIPGVPQRIDGTDAEQAAIKDVLDRMDKYFFDEIFSNPEYKEVRSECWNTNELCGFWAAIGECESNRVFMLPNCAAACRFCLLLHTNIGEE; from the exons ATGAAGAACGTGGTCGGCCTGTGCCTGATCCAGATTCTAGCTCTCTGTTGGGGAGATAGCTTGGCTTCAACGGAGCAATCTAGGTACTGTGTAGGAGTTTCCGATTCTGAGTTCGTGTGCTCCGATGATCCGATCGGTACCCTTTTGAGTGCACTGTCTGGAGAAGACCCGAACCTCCGAGCGCCTCAATTTATCCCAGGCGTCCCCCAACGAATCGACGGTACTGATGCCGAACAGGCAGCAATCAAGGATGTGTTGGATAGGATGGACAAATACTTCTTCGATGAAATTTTTTCAAATCCTGAGTACAAAGAGGTGCGATCTGAGTG TTGGAACACCAACGAGCTTTGTGGCTTTTGGGCGGCAATTGGTGAATGTGAATCTAATCGAGTCTTCATGCTACCAAATTGTGCGGCTGCATGTCGCTTTTGTTTGCTGCTACATACGAATATTGGGGAAGAATAG
- a CDS encoding predicted protein, with translation MKISSSLFLGVYAFYSVCIRLVFAGRSFRLGIRDSLMIAHSFHRHPAFGPAGGMHGATYTCDVEFSKDTLDPDTNWVMDIGKASELLCTVLAKYNLKNLDEVFPNGQLTTTEFMCKQIHMDLVDLIRREFHDFHGEVCVKLWESHKAWAAYSGVVKK, from the coding sequence ATGAAAATATCGTCTTcgctttttcttggcgtGTACGCCTTTTATTCCGTATGCATTCGTTTAGTCTTCGCTGGCCGCTCATTTCGTCTAGGGATTCGAGATTCCTTGATGATTGCCCACAGCTTTCATCGGCATCCTGCTTTTGGGCCTGCTGGTGGCATGCATGGGGCCACGTATACTTGTGACGTGGAGTTTTCGAAGGATACTTTGGATCCTGACACAAATTGGGTGATGGATATCGGCAAAGCTTCAGAGCTCTTGTGCACTGTATTAGCCAAGTACAATTTGAAAAATCTGGATGAAGTTTTTCCAAACGGCCAATTGACCACGACAGAGTTCAtgtgcaaacaaatccacaTGGATCTTGTCGATCTCATCAGAAGGGAGTTCCATGATTTCCATGGCGAAGTTTGTGTCAAGCTATGGGAGTCCCACAAAGCTTGGGCTGCTTATTCTGGTGTTGTCAAAAAATGA
- a CDS encoding predicted protein: MVTSPYEREEPKPAPPAYGSREYWERRYDQQFQTVSQPVAGEAEADDGTLPYHAWYFTYHDLRPLILPLILGGREESRQIMEGAGQLEGTISNRETVYQDESTESSLKTIDLESVRKSKKARLNNSPGSGDPLPPDDPGHDGKVLIEDNPNNSSEEIVDNRSLETSDEDDEGDCDIVEEECGSDSDTEEPAPRDGLANSGPISVIEIGCGDVPLGAGLALELREMESETGQPVNSIAKRIVCTDYSSVVVNAMKEQYTTKPAIADCNSHKFVEIGNVQLHFEEADARNLPYEDGTFELVLEKGTLDAMLSDKDEGVRNCISIVKESGRVLKVGGYIVLISHLNAHTSKGLGWLQDVVFEGLKRADTEATWEIEVHGNDEAVAEDSEAVPAGSPGPAVYIIQKKPPSEHSECSADKNPLMPVKFYSY; this comes from the coding sequence ATGGTGACGTCTCCATATGAACGTGAGGAGCCCAAGCCGGCGCCCCCTGCCTACGGGTCGCGTGAATACTGGGAACGACGCTACGATCAGCAATTCCAGACCGTCTCCCAGCCTGTGGCGGGTGAAGCCGAGGCGGACGATGGCACCTTACCGTATCACGCCTGGTATTTTACGTATCACGATCTAAGACCATTGATCTTGCCTCTAATTCTCGGAGGCCGGGAAGAATCCCGCCAAATTATGGAAGGTGCTGGTCAGTTGGAGGGAACGATTTCCAATCGTGAAACGGTATACCAAGATGAATCAACTGAGAGTTCATTGAAAACTATTGATCTAGAGTCGGTGCGCAAGTCCAAAAAGGCAAGACTCAATAACAGTCCTGGATCTGGCGATCCGTTGCCTCCAGACGACCCGGGTCACGACGGCAAAGTTCTCATAGAAGATAATCCAAATAACAGTAGCGAAGAAATCGTTGATAATCGGTCTCTGGAGACTTctgatgaagatgacgaaggAGACTGCGACATTGTCGAAGAAGAGTGCGGTTCCGACAGCGACACCGAAGAACCAGCACCAAGAGACGGTTTGGCGAACTCTGGTCCTATTTCTGTCATCGAAATCGGCTGCGGTGACGTCCCATTAGGCGCTGGTCTCGCGTTGGAACTCAgagaaatggaaagtgaaaCTGGACAGCCGGTAAACAGTATCGCAAAACGGATCGTGTGTACAGATTACAGTTCAGTGGTCGTAAATGCGATGAAGGAGCAGTATACAACGAAACCTGCTATCGCAGATTGCAACTCTCATAAGTTTGTCGAAATCGGGAACGTACAACTACACTTTGAAGAGGCGGATGCACGGAATCTTCCCTACGAAGATGGCACTTTTGagttggtgttggaaaagggGACGTTGGATGCTATGCTTTCTGATAAAGATGAAGGGGTACGAAACTGCATCTCCATTGTGAAAGAAAGCGGTAGGGTCCTGAAGGTCGGTGGCTACATTGTACTGATATCTCATCTGAATGCACATACTTCCAAAGGTCTGGGCTGGCTACAGGACGTGGTATTCGAAGGACTAAAAAGAGCGGACACAGAGGCTACGTGGGAGATAGAGGTACACGGAAACGATGAAGCCGTCGCGGAAGACTCCGAAGCTGTTCCAGCTGGATCTCCAGGACCAGCGGTGTACATTATTCAAAAGAAACCACCATCAGAGCATTCCGAATGCAGCGCTGACAAGAATCCTTTGATGCCAGTTAAGTTTTACTCTTACTGA
- a CDS encoding predicted protein, with product MCCNDEAVTGCHGGFTCANGTAKENLTTSYYCERLDKTDYSLPNRVPRYTLCSVPGPVLQTIHGFSVVDSNPNKPKLAYLSTMGAIDSTSPDILNLHARVQTVIIVVHGSSRNPDDYICCTNAALPSSEQFPTNSTTMLIAPWFLAPRDNVTEVFNFDGSTSVPLYWFVDGPHYHTWRFGANALNANLSSYTAMDTIVNHLVQDFLRFPLLERIIVAGHSAGGQLVHRWAVLSGSHAFAASLQHNFRSRPVAIRVVVANPKSYCYLDGRRFIDGEFRLLVQDEKAECLPYNEWQWGLDDGPFLSIPYRDEAFALAGGRAKVVARYAMRDVVYLSGELDILPNGNCMAQLQGAYRKERSERYFASLKKIYGWQPHRRLVVSQVHHDHCLIFQSPEGHRAFFESYEQSYIL from the coding sequence ATGTGCTGCAATGACGAGGCGGTTACCGGTTGTCACGGTGGCTTTACATGTGCCAACGGTACTGCCAAAGAAAATTTGACCACTTCTTACTACTGCGAGCGCCTGGATAAAACGGATTATTCTCTGCCCAATCGTGTACCACGATACACATTGTGTTCGGTCCCTGGACCCGTACTTCAAACAATCCATGGATTTTCTGTCGTCGATAGCAATCCCAACAAACCGAAATTGGCGTATTTATCGACGATGGGTGCCATTGATTCAACCAGTCCGGATATTCTGAATTTACATGCTCGAGTGCAGACGGTAATAATTGTGGTGCACGGTTCCAGTCGCAACCCCGACGATTACATTTGCTGTACCAATGCTGCTTTGCCCAGCTCCGAGCAGTTTCCAACGAACTCAACGACCATGCTGATTGCTCCCTGGTTTTTGGCCCCCCGAGACAACGTTACCGAAGTGTTCAACTTTGACGGATCCACATCGGTTCCACTCTATTGGTTTGTAGATGGACCACACTACCATACGTGGCGGTTTGGTGCAAATGCACTCAACGCTAATTTGAGTTCATACACTGCCATGGATACCATCGTAAATCACTTGGTTCAAGACTTTCTCCGGTTTCCACTACTCGAACGAATTATTGTTGCGGGTCACTCGGCCGGTGGTCAGTTGGTTCACCGCTGGGCGGTTCTTTCCGGCAGTCACGCGTTTGCGGCGTCTCTTCAACACAACTTCCGCTCGCGACCAGTAGCAATACGCGTGGTCGTTGCGAATCCAAAAAGCTACTGCTACCTGGACGGACGACGATTCATTGACGGAGAGTTTCGACTACTTGTACAGGATGAGAAAGCAGAGTGCTTACCCTACAACGAGTGGCAATGGGGGTTAGATGATGGCCCGTTCTTGTCCATACCGTATAGGGATGAAGCTTTCGCATTGGCAGGGGGGAGGGCCAAAGTTGTCGCTCGGTACGCAATGAGAGATGTTGTATACTTGTCTGGCGAACTTGATATTTTGCCCAACGGTAACTGTATGGCGCAGCTACAAGGAGCCTATCGAAAAGAACGCAGCGAGCGATACTTTGCGTCTCTCAAGAAAATATATGGCTGGCAACCTCACCGTCGTCTGGTGGTATCGCAAGTGCACCACGACCACTGCCTTATCTTCCAGAGTCCCGAAGGACATCGGGCTTTTTTTGAATCCTATGAACAGAGCTATATACTgtaa
- a CDS encoding predicted protein has product MFSLSESCHRRKNMQLQRDSNVQQDEAFLSLLSSQRELLSRLSRETASRQARGTGANAAPPSRAGVSSLAQNHSRMFMNRSISERRSSLEFLFPKRFSMGLPGDFDDPFRSSVHMDGGHLDEISRITFEKKHRAQEVDSGATPRRTKRRLSSLGFLSSSFFDDHLEKPSSRRSSILSSGRESVISFTKVSSLSSKYLSGDGNVDSASEDDGDQTDDGIDDVSIEPLEFENEKIDPIQLKSLMEKFNKSMEHSQKSQQDIHDWDRKMGLKRSHSKTMRLSSRSRKKLRSIVKKEICLLAPKL; this is encoded by the coding sequence ATGTTTAGCCTGTCAGAGAGTTGTCATCGAAGGAAAAATATGCAACTACAGCGAGATTCTAACGTGCAGCAGGACGAGGCTTTTCTCTCTCTGCTGTCCTCGCAGAGAGAATTGCTCAGCCGTCTAAGCCGAGAGACAGCGTCTAGGCAAGCCAGGGGGACTGGAGCTAATGCCGCCCCGCCTTCCAGAGCCGGTGTGTCATCTTTGGCGCAGAACCATAGCCGTATGTTCATGAATCGATCAATATCCGAACGACGGTCAAGTCTCgagtttctttttcccaaacGCTTCTCGATGGGACTACCGGGTGATTTTGATGATCCCTTTCGCTCATCAGTTCATATGGATGGTGGACACTTAGACGAAATATCAAGGATCACTTTTGAGAAGAAACATAGAGCTCAGGAAGTGGATAGCGGAGCTACCCCACGACGTACAAAGAGGAGATTGAGCAGTCTCGGGTTTTTAAGCTCTTCTTTCTTTGACGACCACTTGGAGAAGCCTAGCAGCCGTCGTAGTTCAATACTTTCCAGTGGACGGGAATCAGTGATTTCGTTCACGAAAGTATCGTCCCTTTCATCCAAGTATCTGTCTGGGGATGGTAACGTCGACTCTGCATCCGAAGATGACGGGGACCAAACGGATGACGGTATAGACGATGTCTCTATCGAGCCTTTAGAGTTTGAGAACGAAAAGATTGACCCAATTCAGCTGAAGAGTCTGATGGAAAAATTTAACAAATCAATGGAGCACAGTCAGAAAAGTCAACAGGATATTCATGACTGGGATCGGAAAATGGGTTTGAAACGATCCCACAGCAAAACGATGCGCCTGTCTTCAAGATCGAGGAAAAAACTGCGGTCAATAGTCAAAAAGGAGATTTGTTTATTGGCTCCAAAACTTTAG